Proteins from a genomic interval of Magnetococcales bacterium:
- a CDS encoding class I SAM-dependent methyltransferase, which produces MNLDATRLENWYATVQGRAVARIIGDSLEQWLRPNKLRPNKVGSVLGLGFVQPYMEYVISGREGAFGAAPAEMGVVPWPSSSPNRIALVRPNALPFPDGCFDRVIMIHFLEGIDFPHETLREIWRVMKPGGRLYTVVPNRSGLWARRETVPLSWGRSFSPRQIRELLEASFFALRQARFALFMPPLSGRRFLRAAPAWENAGERWFARFGGVILSDAEKVVHAVTPLLEKSYSLHRPRRVVLPLAGNRGVVNSRRNDHDGSLSDQSFHG; this is translated from the coding sequence ATGAACCTTGACGCCACTCGACTGGAAAACTGGTATGCCACGGTTCAGGGACGGGCGGTGGCGCGTATCATCGGGGACAGTCTGGAACAATGGCTGCGGCCCAACAAGCTGCGGCCCAACAAGGTGGGCAGCGTACTCGGGCTTGGTTTTGTCCAGCCCTACATGGAATATGTGATTTCAGGACGCGAAGGGGCATTCGGAGCCGCGCCGGCGGAAATGGGCGTGGTTCCCTGGCCGAGCAGTTCACCCAATCGGATCGCCCTGGTGCGCCCCAATGCCCTGCCTTTTCCCGATGGCTGTTTTGACCGGGTGATCATGATCCATTTTTTGGAGGGAATCGACTTTCCACACGAAACCCTGCGGGAAATCTGGCGGGTGATGAAACCGGGTGGTCGCCTGTATACCGTGGTACCCAATCGGAGTGGACTCTGGGCACGCCGGGAGACCGTTCCCTTGAGTTGGGGGCGGTCTTTTTCGCCACGGCAAATCCGGGAACTTCTGGAAGCCTCGTTTTTTGCCCTGCGGCAGGCGAGATTTGCTCTCTTCATGCCCCCCCTCTCCGGACGACGCTTTCTGCGGGCGGCCCCGGCCTGGGAAAATGCCGGAGAGCGCTGGTTTGCCCGGTTCGGGGGGGTCATTCTGAGCGATGCGGAAAAAGTTGTCCACGCCGTCACTCCCCTGTTGGAAAAATCCTATTCTCTGCACCGGCCCAGAAGAGTCGTGTTGCCCCTGGCCGGCAACCGTGGCGTTGTCAATTCAAGGAGGAATGACCATGACGGATCCCTATCTGATCAATCGTTTCATGGATGA
- a CDS encoding diguanylate cyclase, producing MHTSVLFVGDEQKNLDALVQGYGPPAYMVYQALSCRQALDILRANPVDILVTDLQMPCMNSMELIHEAKKIHPIMQVILMRNAQDVSALTQALPHYDAFEIIKPIHPGEFRVFIERCSEIQKTRLNLHQTGRLLEVETTNRKQAEDIANRALATRIAISALLETSLEPLSLAKQIDVIMEIILTIPWFSGKRKGAFFLLDEETGNLRMVGQKNLSEPLLELCAQVPLGHCLCGKAAAQREIIFKNRIDDDHVNRYDGIQEHGHYCVPIIGKDRLLGVLSLYVPVDHQRNNDEDALLGTVSNTLTLVLEHRHTEIELRRAEEKLRFMAYHDPLTGLHNRQYFNVTFNKVFNALQNPSRRQNERPFQGAFLAIFDIDHFKKVNDTYGHLIGDEVLVLFARIITECFRDKDASFRFGGEEFVVLLNDISAEIAEKVLNRFRLAIEAYSFPQVGRVTVSIGGVQIEAGELSETLLEKADKALYFSKSNGRNQVNMYHALIASGDLKNVDHGTEEVDLW from the coding sequence ATGCACACATCTGTCCTGTTTGTCGGGGATGAGCAGAAAAATCTGGATGCCCTGGTCCAGGGATATGGACCTCCTGCTTATATGGTTTATCAGGCATTGTCCTGTCGGCAGGCACTCGACATTTTACGGGCCAACCCTGTTGATATCCTTGTGACAGATCTGCAAATGCCCTGCATGAACAGCATGGAATTGATCCACGAGGCCAAAAAAATTCATCCGATCATGCAGGTCATTCTGATGCGGAACGCCCAGGATGTGTCCGCGCTCACACAGGCGTTACCCCATTATGATGCCTTCGAAATCATAAAACCGATCCATCCCGGGGAGTTTCGTGTTTTTATTGAACGTTGCAGTGAAATTCAAAAAACCAGACTGAATCTCCACCAGACTGGACGGTTGCTGGAAGTCGAAACGACCAATCGCAAACAGGCAGAAGATATTGCCAACCGTGCCCTGGCCACCAGGATTGCCATCAGTGCCCTCCTGGAAACCAGCCTGGAACCCCTTTCGCTCGCAAAACAGATCGACGTTATAATGGAAATTATTCTAACGATTCCCTGGTTTTCCGGAAAACGCAAAGGTGCTTTTTTCCTGCTGGATGAAGAGACCGGCAATCTGCGCATGGTAGGACAAAAAAATTTATCAGAACCGTTGCTTGAACTTTGTGCCCAGGTTCCCCTGGGGCATTGTTTGTGTGGCAAGGCCGCCGCGCAGCGTGAAATTATTTTCAAAAACCGGATCGATGATGATCATGTAAACCGTTATGATGGAATTCAAGAACACGGTCATTACTGTGTGCCAATTATTGGCAAGGACCGTCTCCTGGGTGTCTTGAGTTTGTATGTTCCTGTTGATCATCAACGCAATAATGATGAGGATGCCCTGTTGGGGACAGTCAGCAATACACTGACGCTTGTCCTTGAACACCGGCATACAGAAATTGAACTCAGGAGAGCCGAAGAAAAACTACGCTTCATGGCTTATCATGATCCCCTGACCGGTTTGCACAATCGGCAGTATTTTAACGTGACCTTCAACAAGGTGTTCAATGCCCTGCAAAATCCCAGCCGTCGCCAGAATGAACGGCCCTTCCAGGGTGCTTTTCTGGCCATTTTTGATATCGACCATTTCAAGAAAGTCAACGACACCTACGGCCATCTCATAGGCGATGAGGTGCTGGTTCTCTTTGCCCGGATCATCACCGAATGTTTCCGGGACAAGGATGCCTCCTTTCGCTTTGGAGGGGAAGAATTCGTCGTGCTGCTGAATGATATTTCAGCGGAAATTGCCGAAAAGGTCTTGAACCGCTTTCGTCTGGCCATCGAGGCCTATTCATTCCCCCAGGTGGGGCGGGTTACCGTCAGTATCGGTGGCGTGCAGATCGAAGCCGGAGAGTTGTCGGAAACCTTGCTTGAGAAGGCCGACAAGGCACTCTATTTTTCCAAAAGCAACGGTCGCAATCAGGTCAATATGTATCATGCCCTGATTGCATCCGGTGATCTGAAAAATGTGGACCATGGCACGGAAGAGGTGGATCTCTGGTGA
- the crcB gene encoding fluoride efflux transporter CrcB yields MKMVLMIAGGGALGSVARYLVSSWVYQWLGRQFPWGTLVVNVGGSFLMGFLLHFLSEHLPVSPEWRAAALVGFLGGLTTFSTFSSETLELLKNGFVTSALLNALVSVTLCVGAVWVGLWVSRSI; encoded by the coding sequence ATGAAAATGGTCTTGATGATTGCCGGTGGCGGGGCATTGGGTTCGGTGGCCCGGTACCTGGTCAGCAGTTGGGTTTATCAGTGGCTGGGACGGCAATTTCCCTGGGGTACCCTGGTGGTCAATGTCGGGGGATCGTTTCTGATGGGATTTTTGCTCCATTTTTTGAGTGAACACCTGCCCGTTTCTCCAGAATGGCGGGCGGCAGCCCTGGTGGGCTTTTTGGGCGGCCTGACGACCTTTTCAACTTTTTCCAGCGAAACCCTGGAATTGCTCAAAAATGGTTTTGTCACCTCTGCCCTGCTGAATGCCCTGGTCAGTGTCACTCTTTGTGTCGGTGCCGTCTGGGTGGGCCTTTGGGTTTCCCGGTCGATATGA
- a CDS encoding replication-associated recombination protein A — protein sequence MRPTSLEHILGQEKWTGPGGLIRMALLHDHIPSLIFWGPPGCGKTTLARVMAAQTRNRFESMSAVFSGVRELRAVVERAQMVRKTEGVGTILFVDEIHRFNKGQQDAFLPFVEDGTLILLGATTENPSFELNNALLSRCRVVVLEPLTEAALVTLLSQALADPERGYGTCPVHLEEGLLAEIARRSGGDARHALNLLETLMELAGERAESFSEHRPGLADIECSPEHRPGLADIEGSPEHRPGLADIEGSPEHRPGLADIEGSPERRLRLADLEISLARRSALFDKAGEGHYNLISALHKSLRGSDVDASLYWLARMLEGGEDGLYIARRMVRFATEDIGNADPQALAVALHARDAFHFLGSPEGDLALAQAAVYLATAPKSNSIYKAFSAARQQAATTGHLTPPLHILNAPTHLLKNLGYGSGYRYAHDYEDGYVAQDYLPDALRGQHFYQPVTRGFEREIARRLAYWQRLRQQAAKHDHE from the coding sequence ATGCGTCCGACATCCCTGGAACACATTCTGGGTCAGGAAAAGTGGACCGGCCCTGGCGGCCTGATTCGCATGGCCCTGCTGCATGACCATATTCCCTCGCTGATTTTTTGGGGACCACCCGGGTGTGGCAAGACCACTCTGGCCCGGGTCATGGCTGCCCAGACCCGCAACCGCTTCGAATCCATGTCGGCGGTCTTTTCCGGGGTGCGCGAATTACGGGCCGTTGTGGAACGGGCACAAATGGTTCGCAAGACCGAGGGGGTGGGCACCATTCTGTTTGTCGATGAGATTCACCGGTTCAACAAGGGGCAGCAGGATGCATTTCTGCCGTTTGTCGAAGACGGCACCCTGATTTTGCTTGGGGCCACGACCGAAAATCCCTCTTTCGAACTGAACAACGCCTTGTTGTCGCGTTGCCGGGTCGTGGTTTTGGAACCCTTGACTGAAGCGGCCCTGGTCACCTTGTTGAGCCAGGCGCTGGCCGATCCGGAGCGTGGCTATGGTACCTGTCCAGTGCATCTGGAAGAGGGTCTCCTTGCCGAGATTGCCCGGCGCTCGGGCGGGGATGCCCGCCATGCCTTGAATCTCCTCGAAACCCTCATGGAGCTGGCCGGAGAGCGTGCCGAAAGTTTTTCGGAACATCGCCCCGGCTTGGCTGATATTGAATGTTCTCCGGAACATCGCCCCGGCCTGGCCGATATTGAAGGTTCTCCGGAACATCGCCCCGGCCTGGCCGATATTGAAGGTTCTCCGGAACATCGCCCCGGCTTGGCCGATATTGAAGGTTCACCAGAACGTCGTCTCCGTTTGGCCGACCTGGAAATCTCCCTGGCCCGACGCTCTGCCCTGTTTGACAAGGCCGGCGAAGGTCATTACAACCTGATTTCTGCCCTGCATAAATCCCTGCGTGGTTCGGATGTGGATGCCTCCCTCTACTGGTTGGCCCGCATGCTGGAAGGGGGCGAGGATGGTCTCTATATCGCCCGGCGCATGGTGCGGTTTGCCACCGAGGATATCGGCAATGCCGATCCCCAGGCCCTGGCAGTGGCCTTGCATGCCCGGGACGCCTTTCATTTTCTGGGTTCTCCAGAGGGGGATCTGGCCCTGGCCCAGGCGGCGGTCTACCTGGCTACTGCCCCGAAAAGCAACAGTATTTACAAAGCCTTCTCTGCTGCCCGCCAACAGGCTGCCACAACGGGACATCTCACGCCGCCGCTCCATATCCTCAATGCCCCCACCCACCTGTTGAAAAATCTGGGTTATGGATCTGGTTATCGCTATGCACATGATTACGAGGATGGTTATGTTGCCCAGGATTATCTTCCCGACGCCCTGCGCGGCCAGCATTTTTATCAACCCGTGACACGCGGCTTCGAACGCGAAATTGCCCGGCGTTTGGCCTATTGGCAACGCCTCCGGCAGCAGGCTGCAAAACATGATCATGAATAA
- the xerD gene encoding site-specific tyrosine recombinase XerD — MTMTDPYLINRFMDELLVEHGLSANTLEAYRQDLEGLSAFLAKRGTSLPLADREALLCYLSELTGRDMAASSVARKQSAFRRFYRHLILREEREDDPTHLLDSPHLQRHLPQILDEEEVEALLNAPDCSTDLGLRDAAMLELLYATGLRVSELIFLQTDSIDMEYGCVRVVGKGDKERIVPVGTAALERVEQYRRSARQVLLGGNTTRALFVTARGGPMTRQNFWYVIRRHAVMAGITKSLSPHLIRHSFASHLLNHGADLRAVQMMLGHADISTTEIYTHLAQDRLKQIHRELHPRA, encoded by the coding sequence ATGACCATGACGGATCCCTATCTGATCAATCGTTTCATGGATGAACTTTTGGTGGAGCATGGTTTGTCGGCCAATACGCTGGAGGCCTATCGGCAGGATCTGGAAGGGTTGTCGGCCTTTCTGGCCAAACGGGGTACCAGCCTGCCCCTGGCAGATCGCGAGGCACTTCTCTGTTATCTCAGCGAATTGACCGGTCGGGACATGGCAGCCAGTTCCGTGGCGCGCAAGCAGTCGGCGTTCCGACGCTTTTATCGGCACCTGATCCTGCGCGAGGAGCGGGAGGATGATCCAACCCACCTGTTGGACTCGCCCCATTTACAGCGCCATTTGCCACAAATCCTGGACGAGGAAGAGGTCGAAGCACTCTTGAATGCTCCGGATTGCAGTACCGATCTGGGACTGCGCGATGCGGCCATGCTGGAGCTGCTCTATGCCACGGGTTTGCGGGTTTCGGAGCTGATTTTTCTGCAAACGGACAGCATCGACATGGAGTATGGGTGTGTGCGCGTGGTCGGCAAGGGCGACAAGGAGCGTATCGTGCCAGTCGGCACCGCAGCCCTGGAGAGGGTGGAACAATATCGCCGGTCGGCGCGGCAGGTGTTGTTGGGGGGGAACACCACCCGTGCCCTGTTTGTGACGGCGAGGGGGGGGCCCATGACCCGGCAAAATTTCTGGTATGTCATCCGGCGGCATGCCGTCATGGCCGGAATTACCAAGTCCCTGTCACCGCATTTGATCCGACACTCTTTTGCCTCGCATTTGCTTAATCACGGGGCCGATTTGCGGGCCGTGCAGATGATGCTTGGGCACGCTGATATTTCCACCACCGAAATTTATACTCATCTGGCCCAGGATCGCCTGAAACAAATCCATCGGGAGTTGCATCCAAGGGCATGA